TGAGATTTCCCCTTGCGGAAGGTCAATTATAGCATAGCCGTTTTGCGATACCAACATTTTTTTGCCGTCGGCAGATATTTCATATCCACCTTTATATTTCAGGTCGGTTTCTTTGTTTTTGTCAAGGTTGAACAATTTTAAGCTAACGCCGCTGTTGTCGTAGTGGTGGTAATACAAATTATCGCCAACGCTTGTTAGGTTGAAATAATATCCCGAGCTAATCGGCAGGTTGATGACTCTATCTTGAATGCCGTCCGTATCTATTTTGGTAACGGGTTTTGTTTCTTCTTTCTTGTCGGTTTTGCTATCTTTTTTATCGGATTTACTGTCTTTTTTATCTGCGCCGTCATCTTTTTTGCTGTCGTCAACGGATAAATTTTGAAGTTTTGGAGCAAAAGGCGAAGGTGTATCTTTACTTAGCGTTACCAAATATATTTTGCTCATGTTGTTGTAGGCGTGATTCCATTCGGTACGGCTATATGTAGGATTAAAATCTCTATCGGAAGTAAAAAACAGATATTTTCCGTCGGAGCTGAATACAGGATTTGATGCGTTATACCAACCTCTTGTTACGTCGTATTTTTTAGCATCCTGCATATTGTACAGAATAATTTTATTCATATCGTTTTTCATTGGCTCGCTATAGACAACCCATTTGCTGTCGGGCGACCAGTTAAAGTAGTTGTACTCCCAAATATCCGATTGGCTGATTTCGGTTATTTTTTTGGTTTCGATGTTAACGCTTCTGAGTCTGTTCTTTTTGTCGTTGAATAAAATATTTTTGCTGTCGGGCGACCACATAATACTGAAAGTGTATGTGTCGGCATTATCGGTAACTTTAACAGGTTCAGTCGATAGGTCGGTGCTTTGAATGTAAATTTCAAATTCGCCGGAAATATCTGAAATGTATGCAATATATTTTCCATCAGGCGACCATTTCGGGTTTCTATCGTGAGCACCGGAAGATTTAGTTATATTATACGTAACGCCTTTTTCTTTCGGAACAATATAAACATCGCCACGTGAGCTGAACAAAGCAAAGTCGCCTTTGGGCGATATTTCGTAAGAGTAAATGCTTTTTGATGCATCAACGTATTTGCTCCTGCTACCGATAAAATCTTCGGCAATTCTTATATTTATTTGTTTTATTTCGTTGTTGCTTAAATTGAGAGTGAACAGATATCCGCCTTTTTCAAAAATAATTTTGCCATCTCCTAGCGAAGGGAACTTTATGTCGTAATCCATAAAATGCGTAACCTTTTCTGTTTGTTTTGTTTTTGTGTCGTAGGCAAACAGGTTCATAGTTCTGTCTCTATCGGAGAGGAAGTAAATTTTATCGTTGTACCACATTGGTTGAATATCTTGAGCGACGTTGTTGGTAATTTGCGATACTTCGTTTGTGTTAAAGTCGAAAATCCAAATATCGTCAGCCATGCCGCCTTGGTAGTATTTCCATGTTCTGAACTCTCTAAAAACTTGGTTAAAAGCTAATTTTGTTCCGTCGGGAGAAAATGAACAAAAACCGCCTGCAGCAAGCGGTAGCTGTTCGCTCATACCACCTTCGACAGGTACTTTGTATAGTTGTCCGACAAATGAGTTGAACGATGCTTTGCGAGAGCGATATATAACGTATTTGCTATCGGGAGTCCAAGCCATAACTATATTGTTTGGTCCCATTCTGTCCGACACATCGTCTCTGCCGAGCGTAGCAGTGTGTGTAAGACGTTTAGGTTCGCCGCCTTGAGCCGGCATAACAAACACTTCGGTATTGCCGTCGTACTGACCTGTAAAAGCTACGTACTTTCCGTCGGGCGAGAATTTAGAAAACATTTCGTAGCCGTCGTGAGACGTTAGCTGGCGAGCAACACCGCCGTTTTCGTTTACTGTGTATAAATCGCCTGCATAGGAAAAAACAACCTGACCTTTGTGTATAGTCGGGAAGCGCATTAGGCGAGCTGCTTCTTGTGCGTACAATGCAGTTATGCTAAACAAAATTAGAATAACCGATACGTAAATTCTTTTCATATGTATATAATTTTAAGTTTGTGTGTTATTATTAGTTAGCAAAATTATTAATAAGAAGTTATAAAAGCTATGGGCAATTAGTTTTTTTTGATTTATTAACATTCGTTTTTTTGATGCTTAAATTACTGTTTACAAAGCGAGTCGTAGGCTCTTTCAAAGAAACCCCAGCCTATATCTTTTAAAGTCGATGTACAAGCCATAACCATTATGATGTCGGTGTTTTCTATTTGCTGATAGAGGTCTAATTCTTTAGCGTATGTAGGCTTTTTAAACATATCGGGGTAAACATCATTGTGGTAGTACCAATATTTAATATCGCTGTATATTTCTTCTTTTTTGGGTAGTCCGAATAAAATCCAGTAAAAACTATCGCTAATGCATATAACCGATGGTTTATAAGTTGTAGAGTCGTTTTTGTAAACAATATCAACAGTTGCCGTAGTGCCTCTATCAAGTGGAAATATCAGGTTCATTAAATTTTCTAAGTCTATATCTTGGTCGGTAAATTCAGTTGTTTCGGTTATATTGGTATATGAAACATCGGTCATTTTTTTGCCCACAAGATTTTCCATAAAACGTGTAATAGTATCTAATGTAATCGTTCCGCCGTATACGCTCCAGTGTGTTCCGGTTTTAGGAAATAGCGGATACTTTGTGGTATCTTTGGCACTCATAAACAGTCCATTAAAATCTATGTACGGAACATTGTATTCGGCTAGGTATTGATTAAAAGCTTCGTAGTTGTTGCGTTTTTTTTCAGATTTTTTACGGTCGGGAATGTACTCGGGGTAGTACGAGGCTTTGCCCGGCTTAATAACCACCATTAGCTTTGTGTTTCTTTTTTCCAATTCTAACTGAACGGACTTTATTTTCTTTACTTTTTCAATAACTAAGCTATCGCCAATAAAATCGTTGCCGTAGTAAGTGTCTATGAACCATGGCTCGTATAGTTGTCCGTCTTTTCCGTATGTAATAACGCTGGAATTATACTTTCCGAAAGCCGAAAATAGTAGTTGATTATAGCATCTGATGAAATGAGGTCTGAAACCGTAATTTTCTAACAGATATTGGTATAGTTTGGGCTGATATTCAAAATTAATCCAGTCTTTAACTACAAATTCAGGTTTTTCTTGTTTGTACGTAACACCATAAAGTTTCTTGACTTTTGCAAACGGAAAAAACATTTGTATGGCAGGCAGACTTATAAGTGCTGATATTATTATTGACAAAAGTATGTAAACAAATTTTTTCTTCATCACAAACGCTTTAAAATCTGAAATAAATAAACGGACTAAAGCCCGAACCCGTTAAAAATGCAACCGACAAAATAAACAAAATAACTGCAATTGGAAAATATACAGCCATTTGCTTACTGTTATAGTTTGAATAAAATACTTGTTGTTCCCATTTTTGTCCCCATTTAAAAAGTGTAACAAAAGAGAAGAAATATCCAATCAGCATTATTAGCAAGAAATGCCAGTCGTAAGTAATTTTTCCGAATTCAAATTTAAACAAACTTTTATAAAATGCTACGGCATCGGGTAGTTTTTCAATTCTGAATAGTACACGGGCAAGTATAACAACCATCATTGTGTATGCTATCCTGAACACGCGAGGCACTTTTTTTAAAACCTTATAAAAACCCAATTTTTCTATAACCATGAATAGTCCATGTGTTGCACCGTATATAACAAAGTTCCAGCTGGCACCGTGCCAGAATCCTGACAAGAAGAAAACCACCCAAAGGTTGAAGTAAAGTCGTGCTTGCGTTTTTACTCTGTTTCCACCCAAAGGAATATACAAATAATCGCGCATAAAATCGCTGAAAGTCATGTGCCATTTTCGCCAAAATTTAGCAACGCTTTCGGCGGTATAAGGATTATTAAAGTTCTCGGGAAATTTAAAACCAATCATCCTGCCTAAGCCTATAGCCATATCGGAGTAGCCCGAAAAATCGAAGTAAAGTTGG
This genomic interval from Lentimicrobiaceae bacterium contains the following:
- a CDS encoding protease yields the protein MKRIYVSVILILFSITALYAQEAARLMRFPTIHKGQVVFSYAGDLYTVNENGGVARQLTSHDGYEMFSKFSPDGKYVAFTGQYDGNTEVFVMPAQGGEPKRLTHTATLGRDDVSDRMGPNNIVMAWTPDSKYVIYRSRKASFNSFVGQLYKVPVEGGMSEQLPLAAGGFCSFSPDGTKLAFNQVFREFRTWKYYQGGMADDIWIFDFNTNEVSQITNNVAQDIQPMWYNDKIYFLSDRDRTMNLFAYDTKTKQTEKVTHFMDYDIKFPSLGDGKIIFEKGGYLFTLNLSNNEIKQINIRIAEDFIGSRSKYVDASKSIYSYEISPKGDFALFSSRGDVYIVPKEKGVTYNITKSSGAHDRNPKWSPDGKYIAYISDISGEFEIYIQSTDLSTEPVKVTDNADTYTFSIMWSPDSKNILFNDKKNRLRSVNIETKKITEISQSDIWEYNYFNWSPDSKWVVYSEPMKNDMNKIILYNMQDAKKYDVTRGWYNASNPVFSSDGKYLFFTSDRDFNPTYSRTEWNHAYNNMSKIYLVTLSKDTPSPFAPKLQNLSVDDSKKDDGADKKDSKSDKKDSKTDKKEETKPVTKIDTDGIQDRVINLPISSGYYFNLTSVGDNLYYHHYDNSGVSLKLFNLDKNKETDLKYKGGYEISADGKKMLVSQNGYAIIDLPQGEIS
- a CDS encoding MBOAT family protein yields the protein MKIKKLWLAASITLTIGLLVYFKYANFIVENINFIRHLFGEMPLVWKRVMLPIGISFFSFQSVTYSVDIYRNQNVPQKRPLNYLLYIILFPPLIAGPIIRYNEISDQITKRRENTSDFVHGFIRFCIGLGRKVLIADVLGTEIDKVFASDFAVLDSTTAWFTIVAYTLQLYFDFSGYSDMAIGLGRMIGFKFPENFNNPYTAESVAKFWRKWHMTFSDFMRDYLYIPLGGNRVKTQARLYFNLWVVFFLSGFWHGASWNFVIYGATHGLFMVIEKLGFYKVLKKVPRVFRIAYTMMVVILARVLFRIEKLPDAVAFYKSLFKFEFGKITYDWHFLLIMLIGYFFSFVTLFKWGQKWEQQVFYSNYNSKQMAVYFPIAVILFILSVAFLTGSGFSPFIYFRF